The proteins below come from a single Ictidomys tridecemlineatus isolate mIctTri1 chromosome 8, mIctTri1.hap1, whole genome shotgun sequence genomic window:
- the Bnip5 gene encoding protein BNIP5: METPGGPQKPLACRRAQSLDRPQAPRKDSGSGNCQCLSFSTAPCRRPLRRTSSDGARHSGIPAQSAEAQGTVTTALTLEGMRGLLPSEQRPQQDAKKHKAQRRAQQGWLKAVLNFFLRTGPEEPREKASKRPKGKEEPSEPPDGPGEPALRTRARDKKASRKRHSHRKHDAEDPEAGLPRTEAASTEEADPGPAGRGPHVQPILRCFLRWIQKVTGTSPTCPLPRSRPPAFISIPGGHGHDSFLHPSLPIEVGGAGFSGVSPQAAGAQPEEHLRKPDQDAVIQRIVELLKKVGDQWEEEQLQVPRLEVALQNPSPVCKRKSQERKASLKRAFSLKKYGPGPEESRRAGAADVPSAEARPPKKSSFLPMCVGSHRSSISSSPGLEGPEVHEALSADGEGPSPSEPPTHARCQGPVEELPLDGASESNKFFQKILALLQDAEEQEGEQQPQVQEVEVAVENPAPVCRKKSQEKKSSLRRAFSHKKHSSKEPRRAGTVPEAGTPKRPSYLPLCVGGHRSSISSSSDPEHSEFQEPLAAEGFPAASSQTRSHTPEGGALPEDTCESKEGIICTLVELLQEVDGELGDQIGRHPSFKSFFYEFSDSTLRKLVATLRRRKTHSPGGARSLAQRPSPYAFGLVHKFAGSHSRTICSLMGSRGHCVQHNFTQFPSREAQPNMPSPECQSPD; encoded by the exons ATGGAGACCCCAGGGGGACCACAGAAGCCCTTGGCCTGCAGGAGAGCCCAGTCTCTGGACAGGCCTCAGGCGCCCAGGAAGGACTCTGGGTCGGGGAACTGCCAGTGCCTCTCCTTTTCCACCGCTCCCTGCCGGAGGCCCCTTCGCCGCACGTCCAGCGACGGGGCCAGACACTCCGGGATCCCAGCTCAGTCTGCAGAGGCCCAGGGCACCGTCACCACAGCCCTCACCCTGGAGGGGATGAGGGGCCTTCTGCCCAGTGAGCAGAGGCCCCAGCAAGACGCCAAGAAGCACAAGGCCCAGAGGCGGGCCCAGCAGGGGTGGCTGAAGGCCGTGCTGAACTTCTTCCTGAGGACAGGCCCAGAGGAGCCCAGAGAAAAGGCCAGCAAGAGGCCCAAGGGGAAGGAGGAGCCCTCAGAACCCCCGGACGGCCCAGGAGAGCCGGCCCTCAGGACCAGAGCCCGCGACAAGAAAGCCAGTCGCAAGAGACACAGTCACAGGAAGCACGATGCTGAGGACCCGGAGGCAGGGCTGCCCAGGACAGAGGCTGCCTCCACGGAGGAGGCTGACCCGGGCCCAGCTGGCAGGG GGCCTCATGTGCAGCCAATTCTGCGCTGTTTTCTCAGATGGATTCAGAAAGTCACAGGAACGTCACCCACGTGTCCACTCCCACGCTCACGCCCACCGGCTTTCATCTCTATTCCAGGAGGACACGGACACGATTCCTTTCTGCACCCGTCCTTGCCCATCGAAGTGGGTGGTGCCGGCTTCTCAGGCGTTTCTCCCCAAGCCGCGGGTGCCCAGCCAGAAGAGCACCTCAGGAAGCCCGACC AAGATGCTGTCATCCAGAGGATCGTGGAATTGCTCAAAAAAGTGGGAGACcagtgggaggaggag CAACTTCAAGTCCCTCGGCTAGAGGTGGCTCTTCAAAACCCCTCCCCGGTCTGCAAGAGGAAGTCCCAGGAGAGAAAGGCCAGCCTCAAGAGAGCCTTTTCCCTTAAGAAGTACGGCCCCGGCCCCGAGGAGTCCAGGAGAGCAGGGGCTGCCGATGTCCCCAGTGCAGAGGCCCGGCCACCCAAGAAGTCCAGCTTTCTGCCCATGTGTGTCGGTAGCCACCGGTCCTCCATCTCCAGCAGCCCTG GCTTGGAAGGACCCGAGGTCCACGAGGCCCTGTCTGCAGATGGGGAGGGCCCAAGCCCCTCTGAACCGCCCACCCACGCCAGATGCCAGGGACCCGTAGAGGAGCTGCCGCTGGACGGGGCCTCAGAGTCCA acaaattCTTCCAGAAGATCCTTGCCCTACTCCAAGATGCCGAGgagcaggagggagagcag CAACCCCAAGTGCAGGAGGTGGAGGTGGCTGTGGAGAACCCGGCCCCAGTCTGCAGGAAGAAATCCCAGGAGAAGAAGTCCAGCCTCCGGAGAGCCTTTTCCCACAAGAAGCACAGCTCCAAGGAGCCCAGGAGGGCAGGGACCGTCCCAGAGGCCGGGACACCCAAGAGGCCCAGCTACCTGCCCTTGTGTGTGGGTGGCCACCGGTCCTCCATCTCCAGCAGCTCGG ATCCAGAACATTCTGAGTTCCAGGAGCCTTTGGCTGCCGAAGGGTTCCCAGCAGCATCCTCCCAGACCAGAAGCCACACACCAGAAGGAGGAGCCCTGCCGGAGGACACGTGTGAATCTA AGGAGGGCATCATCTGCACCCTAGTGGAGCTGCTCCAGGAAGTGGATGGCGAGCTGGGGGACCAG ATTGGGCGGCACCCCAgctttaagagttttttttacGAGTTCTCGGACTCCACCCTCAGGAAGCTGGTGGCCACCCTGCGCAGACGGAAGACTCACTCGCCCGGTGGGGCCAGGAGCCTCGCCCAGAGACCCTCCCCATATGCCTTTGGCTTGGTCCACAAATTCGCTGGCAGCCACAGCCGCACCATCTGCAGCCTCATGGGCTCCCGGGGCCACTGCGTCCAGCACAACTTCACCCAGTTCCCGTCCAGGGAGGCCCAGCCG AACATGCCAAGTCCTGAGTGTCAAAGTCCAGATTGA